The proteins below are encoded in one region of Streptomyces marianii:
- a CDS encoding YqgE/AlgH family protein: MTEVSSLTGRLLVATPALADPNFDRAVLLLLDHDEEGSLGVVLNRPTPVGVGDILEPWAGLAGEPGVVFQGGPVSLDSALGLAVIPGDEGPLGWRRVHGAIGLVDLEAPPELLAASLGSLRIFAGYAGWGPGQLEDELSEGAWYVVESEPGDVSSPRPESLWRSVLRRQRSELAMVATYPDDPSLN; the protein is encoded by the coding sequence ATGACCGAGGTGTCCTCCCTCACAGGGCGGCTGCTCGTCGCCACTCCGGCCCTCGCGGACCCGAACTTCGACCGCGCGGTGCTGCTCCTGCTCGACCACGACGAGGAGGGATCCCTCGGCGTGGTCCTCAACCGGCCCACTCCCGTCGGCGTCGGCGACATCCTGGAGCCCTGGGCGGGTCTGGCCGGTGAGCCCGGCGTGGTCTTCCAGGGCGGTCCCGTCTCCCTCGACTCGGCGCTCGGCCTCGCCGTCATCCCCGGTGACGAGGGGCCGCTCGGCTGGCGCAGGGTCCACGGGGCGATCGGCCTCGTCGACCTGGAGGCCCCGCCCGAGCTGCTCGCCGCCTCGCTGGGTTCGCTGCGGATCTTCGCGGGTTACGCGGGCTGGGGTCCGGGTCAGCTGGAGGACGAGCTGAGCGAGGGTGCCTGGTACGTCGTGGAGTCCGAGCCCGGTGACGTCTCCTCCCCGCGGCCGGAGTCGCTGTGGCGGTCCGTGCTTCGACGGCAGCGCAGCGAACTCGCGATGGTGGCCACCTATCCGGACGACCCGTCGCTGAACTGA
- a CDS encoding FAD binding domain-containing protein gives MTTHAPQAAQSVTLPASLDEAVAALTAMPAAVPVAGGTDLMAAVNKGRLRPAGLVGLGRINEIRGWQYQDGHALLGAGLTHSRMGRPDFAALIPALAASARAAGPPQIRNAGTLGGNIVTAAPTGDALPVLAALEADLVIAGPGGATREVPVSHLLAGREMLGPAELIGFVRVPLLHAPQVFLKATGRTGPGRATASVAVVLDPARRGVRCAVGAIAPMPLRPLEAERWIASLIDWDGERGLAPEALAAFGEYVAAACIPDQEGEEQPPPAVLHLRRVVAALARRALGRALS, from the coding sequence TTGACCACGCACGCACCGCAGGCGGCGCAGTCCGTGACGCTGCCGGCCTCGCTCGACGAGGCCGTGGCGGCGCTCACCGCCATGCCCGCCGCTGTGCCGGTCGCAGGCGGCACGGACCTGATGGCTGCCGTCAACAAGGGCCGGCTCAGGCCCGCGGGCCTCGTCGGGCTCGGCCGCATCAACGAGATCCGCGGCTGGCAGTACCAGGACGGCCACGCCCTGCTCGGCGCCGGACTCACCCACTCCCGGATGGGCCGGCCCGACTTCGCCGCGCTCATCCCGGCGCTCGCCGCCTCCGCCCGGGCCGCCGGACCCCCGCAGATCCGCAACGCGGGCACCCTCGGCGGCAACATCGTCACCGCCGCTCCCACCGGCGACGCGCTGCCGGTGCTGGCCGCCCTGGAGGCCGACCTGGTCATCGCGGGACCGGGCGGGGCGACCCGAGAGGTCCCCGTATCCCATCTGCTGGCCGGTCGCGAAATGCTGGGTCCGGCCGAGCTGATCGGCTTCGTGCGGGTTCCGCTCCTGCACGCCCCGCAGGTGTTCCTCAAGGCCACCGGGCGCACCGGCCCCGGCCGGGCCACCGCATCCGTCGCCGTCGTCCTCGACCCGGCGCGGCGCGGGGTGCGCTGCGCGGTCGGCGCGATCGCTCCGATGCCGCTGCGTCCGCTGGAGGCGGAGCGCTGGATCGCCTCGCTGATCGACTGGGACGGCGAGCGCGGACTCGCCCCCGAGGCGCTTGCCGCGTTCGGTGAGTACGTGGCGGCCGCCTGCATCCCGGACCAGGAGGGCGAAGAGCAACCGCCGCCCGCGGTCCTGCATCTGCGGCGCGTGGTCGCCGCGCTGGCCCGACGAGCGCTGGGGAGGGCACTGTCGTGA
- a CDS encoding xanthine dehydrogenase family protein molybdopterin-binding subunit: protein MSNDAAIAAPAVDGPEQESPAHGLGASLPQADAGAKTEGTFPYASDLWAEGLLWAAILRSPHPHARITAIDTSAAAGMPGVRAVVTHTDVPGDAAYGRGVADRPVFASDVVRHHGEAIAAVAADHPDAARLAAAAITVEYEVLEPVTDPEKAFAAEPLHPDGNLVRHIPLSYGDPDVNGEVVVEGLYRIGRQDPAPIGAEAGLAVPRPDGGVELYTASTDPHTDRDLAAACFGLEKERVKVVVTGVPGATGDREDPGFQIPLGLLALRTGCPVKLAATREESFLGHAHRHPALLRYRHHADAQGKLLKVEAQILLDAGAYAEASSESLAAAVAFACGPYVVPHAFIEGWAVRTNNPPSGHVRGEGALQVCAAYEAQMDKLAAKLGQDPAEVRLRNVLATGDILPTGQTVTCPAPVAELLQAVRDFPLPPLPKDTPEDAWLLPGGPEGAGEPGAVRRGVGYALGMVHMLGAEGTDEVSTATVKVQDGMATVICAAVETGQGFSTLARQIVQETLGIEEVHVASVDTDQPPAGPAAHGRHTWVSGGAVERAAKMVRTQLLQPLAHKFGMSTELLQITDGKITSYDGVLSTTVTEAMDGKELWATAQCRPHPTEPLDDHGQGDAFVGLAFCAIRAVVDVDIELGSVRVVEMAVAQDVGRILNPAQLATRIEAGVTQGIGAALTENLRTARGLVRHPDLTGYALPTALDAPDIRIVKLVEERDVVAPFGAKAASAVPVVTSPAAVASAVRAATGRPVNRLPIRPQAAVATP, encoded by the coding sequence GTGAGCAACGACGCGGCGATCGCGGCCCCGGCGGTTGACGGCCCCGAACAGGAGTCGCCCGCTCACGGCCTCGGTGCCTCTCTCCCGCAGGCCGACGCCGGTGCCAAGACCGAGGGCACCTTCCCGTACGCCTCGGACCTGTGGGCCGAGGGTCTGCTCTGGGCGGCGATCCTGCGCTCGCCGCACCCACACGCCCGGATCACCGCCATCGACACCTCCGCCGCCGCCGGGATGCCCGGTGTGCGGGCCGTCGTCACCCACACCGACGTGCCCGGCGACGCCGCCTACGGGCGCGGGGTCGCCGACCGGCCCGTCTTCGCCTCCGACGTCGTCCGCCACCACGGGGAGGCCATCGCCGCGGTCGCCGCGGACCACCCCGACGCGGCCCGGCTCGCCGCCGCGGCGATCACCGTCGAGTACGAGGTACTCGAACCGGTCACCGACCCCGAGAAGGCTTTCGCCGCCGAGCCGCTGCATCCCGACGGCAACCTCGTCCGCCACATCCCGCTGAGCTACGGCGACCCGGACGTCAACGGAGAGGTCGTCGTCGAGGGGCTCTACCGCATCGGCCGCCAGGACCCCGCCCCCATCGGGGCCGAGGCCGGCCTCGCCGTGCCGCGCCCCGACGGCGGCGTCGAGCTCTACACCGCCTCCACCGACCCGCACACCGACCGCGACCTCGCGGCCGCCTGCTTCGGCCTGGAGAAGGAGCGGGTGAAGGTCGTCGTCACCGGCGTGCCCGGCGCGACCGGTGACCGGGAGGATCCGGGCTTCCAGATCCCGCTCGGGCTGCTCGCCCTGCGCACCGGCTGCCCGGTCAAGCTCGCCGCCACCCGCGAGGAGTCCTTCCTCGGCCACGCCCACCGCCACCCCGCACTGCTGCGCTACCGCCACCACGCCGACGCCCAAGGCAAGTTGCTGAAGGTCGAGGCGCAGATCCTGCTGGACGCGGGCGCGTACGCCGAGGCCTCCTCCGAGTCCCTCGCCGCCGCCGTCGCCTTCGCCTGCGGCCCGTACGTCGTGCCGCACGCCTTCATCGAGGGCTGGGCCGTCCGCACCAACAACCCGCCCTCCGGCCATGTGCGCGGAGAGGGTGCGCTTCAGGTCTGCGCCGCGTACGAGGCCCAGATGGACAAGCTGGCCGCGAAACTGGGCCAGGACCCTGCCGAGGTCCGGCTCCGCAACGTGCTCGCCACCGGCGACATCCTGCCCACCGGCCAGACCGTCACCTGTCCCGCGCCGGTCGCCGAACTGTTGCAGGCCGTCCGCGACTTCCCGCTCCCGCCGCTGCCCAAGGACACCCCCGAGGATGCCTGGCTGCTGCCCGGCGGACCCGAGGGCGCGGGCGAACCCGGCGCGGTGCGGCGCGGCGTCGGCTACGCGCTCGGCATGGTCCACATGCTCGGCGCGGAAGGCACCGACGAGGTGTCCACGGCCACGGTGAAGGTCCAGGACGGCATGGCCACGGTCATCTGCGCGGCCGTCGAGACCGGGCAGGGCTTCTCCACCCTCGCCCGTCAGATCGTGCAGGAGACGCTCGGCATCGAGGAGGTGCACGTCGCCTCCGTCGACACCGACCAGCCCCCGGCGGGCCCGGCCGCCCACGGGCGGCACACCTGGGTCTCCGGCGGCGCGGTCGAGCGTGCCGCCAAGATGGTCCGTACGCAGCTCCTGCAGCCGCTGGCCCACAAGTTCGGCATGTCCACCGAGCTGCTGCAGATCACCGACGGCAAGATCACCTCGTACGACGGCGTCCTGTCCACGACGGTCACCGAGGCCATGGACGGCAAGGAGCTCTGGGCCACCGCCCAGTGCCGTCCGCATCCCACCGAACCCCTCGACGACCACGGCCAGGGTGACGCGTTCGTCGGTCTCGCCTTCTGCGCGATCCGCGCGGTCGTCGACGTCGACATCGAACTCGGGTCGGTGCGCGTCGTGGAGATGGCCGTCGCCCAGGACGTGGGCCGCATCCTCAACCCGGCCCAGCTCGCCACCCGGATCGAGGCGGGCGTCACCCAGGGCATCGGTGCCGCGCTCACCGAGAACCTCCGCACCGCCCGCGGCCTGGTCCGCCACCCCGACCTCACGGGGTACGCCCTGCCGACGGCCCTCGACGCCCCCGACATCCGCATCGTCAAACTCGTCGAGGAGCGCGACGTGGTGGCCCCCTTCGGCGCGAAGGCGGCCAGTGCCGTCCCGGTCGTCACCTCCCCGGCCGCCGTCGCCTCCGCCGTCCGCGCGGCCACGGGCCGCCCGGTCAACCGGCTCCCGATCCGGCCGCAGGCGGCGGTGGCCACGCCGTAG
- a CDS encoding HU family DNA-binding protein translates to MNRSELVAALADRAEVTRKDADAVLAAFAEVVGEIVAKGDEKVTIPGFLTFERTHRAARTARNPQTGDPIQIPAGYSVKVSAGSKLKEAAKGK, encoded by the coding sequence ATGAACCGCAGTGAGCTGGTGGCCGCGCTGGCCGACCGTGCCGAGGTGACCCGCAAGGACGCCGACGCTGTGCTGGCCGCCTTCGCCGAGGTCGTCGGCGAGATCGTCGCCAAGGGCGACGAGAAGGTCACCATCCCCGGTTTCCTGACCTTCGAGCGCACCCACCGTGCCGCTCGCACCGCTCGTAACCCGCAGACCGGCGACCCGATCCAGATCCCGGCCGGCTACAGCGTGAAGGTCTCCGCGGGCTCCAAGCTCAAGGAAGCCGCGAAGGGCAAGTAA
- a CDS encoding VOC family protein yields MACRISELVIDCADPERLAVFWSQVLGYVELGREDDGSIEIGPPDAGFGGPQPTLVLSPGNAPRTGKLRLHIDVNATDRDQEAELERLLALGARRADVGQTGDENWHVLADPEGNEFCLLHARLQPL; encoded by the coding sequence ATGGCATGTCGCATCAGTGAACTGGTCATCGACTGCGCCGATCCGGAGCGGCTCGCCGTGTTCTGGAGCCAGGTCCTCGGTTACGTCGAGCTGGGCCGGGAGGACGACGGAAGCATCGAGATCGGTCCGCCCGACGCCGGCTTCGGGGGACCGCAGCCCACCCTCGTCCTCAGCCCCGGCAACGCCCCGCGGACCGGGAAGCTCCGACTGCACATCGACGTCAACGCCACCGATCGCGACCAGGAAGCCGAGTTGGAGAGGCTGCTCGCTCTCGGCGCCAGGCGCGCCGACGTCGGCCAGACCGGCGACGAGAACTGGCACGTCCTGGCCGACCCGGAAGGCAACGAGTTCTGCCTCCTGCACGCCCGGTTGCAGCCCCTCTGA
- a CDS encoding NAD-dependent malic enzyme, with protein MATAPSVSYSMTVRLEVPASGTAVSQLTTAVESSGGSVTGLDVTASGHEKLRIDVTIAATSTTHADEIVEKLNGIEGVTLGKVSDRTFLMHLGGKIEMQSKHPIRNRDDLSMVYTPGVARVCMAIAENPEDARRLTIKRNSVAVVTDGSAVLGLGNIGPKAALPVMEGKAALFKRFAGIDAWPICLDTQDTDAIVEIVKAIAPGFAGINLEDISAPRCFEIEARLREALDIPVFHDDQHGTAIVVLAALTNALRVVGKAVEDVRVVMSGAGAAGTAILKLLIAAGVKHAVVADIHGVVHAGREDLVDAAPGSALRWIGDNTNPDGVTGTLREAVRGADVFIGVSAPNVLGAEDVAGMADDAIVFALANPDPEVDPAIARQTAAVVATGRSDFPNQINNVLVFPGVFRGLLDAQSRTVNTEMMLAAATALADVVTEDELNPNYIIPSVFNDKVAGAVAGAVRDAARAAGAAVTGPTPY; from the coding sequence ATGGCAACGGCGCCCAGCGTCTCGTACTCGATGACGGTCCGGCTGGAGGTGCCCGCGAGCGGAACCGCGGTCTCGCAGCTCACCACCGCCGTGGAGTCCTCCGGCGGCTCGGTCACCGGTCTCGACGTCACCGCGTCCGGCCACGAGAAGCTCCGGATCGACGTCACCATCGCGGCGACCTCCACGACGCACGCGGACGAGATCGTCGAGAAGCTGAACGGCATCGAGGGCGTCACCCTCGGCAAGGTGTCCGACCGGACCTTCCTCATGCACCTCGGCGGCAAGATCGAGATGCAGTCCAAGCACCCCATCCGCAACCGTGACGACCTCTCCATGGTCTACACCCCGGGCGTGGCCCGCGTGTGCATGGCCATCGCCGAGAACCCCGAGGACGCCCGCCGCCTCACCATCAAGCGCAACTCCGTCGCCGTCGTGACGGACGGTTCCGCCGTGCTCGGCCTCGGCAACATCGGCCCGAAGGCCGCCCTGCCCGTCATGGAGGGCAAGGCGGCCCTCTTCAAGCGGTTCGCCGGCATCGACGCCTGGCCGATCTGTCTGGACACCCAGGACACCGACGCCATCGTCGAGATCGTCAAGGCCATCGCCCCGGGCTTCGCAGGCATCAACCTGGAGGACATCTCGGCGCCCCGCTGCTTCGAGATCGAGGCACGGCTGCGCGAGGCCCTCGACATCCCGGTCTTCCACGACGATCAGCACGGCACCGCGATCGTCGTGCTCGCCGCCCTCACCAACGCACTGCGCGTGGTGGGCAAGGCGGTTGAGGACGTCCGGGTCGTGATGTCCGGCGCCGGCGCGGCCGGTACGGCCATCCTGAAGCTGCTCATCGCGGCGGGTGTCAAGCACGCCGTCGTCGCCGACATCCACGGCGTCGTGCACGCCGGCCGCGAGGACCTCGTGGACGCCGCGCCCGGGTCGGCGCTGCGCTGGATCGGCGACAACACCAACCCCGACGGTGTCACCGGCACGCTCAGGGAAGCGGTGCGCGGCGCCGACGTGTTCATCGGGGTCTCCGCCCCGAACGTGCTGGGTGCGGAGGACGTCGCGGGGATGGCGGACGACGCGATCGTGTTCGCGCTCGCGAACCCCGACCCCGAGGTGGACCCGGCAATCGCCCGGCAGACCGCGGCAGTTGTGGCCACCGGCCGCAGCGACTTCCCGAACCAGATCAACAACGTGTTGGTGTTCCCGGGTGTCTTCCGAGGCCTCCTGGACGCGCAGTCGCGCACCGTCAACACGGAGATGATGCTCGCCGCGGCAACGGCGCTGGCGGACGTCGTCACCGAGGACGAGCTCAACCCGAACTACATCATCCCGTCCGTCTTCAACGACAAGGTCGCGGGTGCCGTCGCCGGGGCCGTCCGGGACGCCGCGCGGGCGGCGGGCGCGGCTGTGACGGGCCCCACCCCGTACTGA
- a CDS encoding DUF3039 domain-containing protein, producing MSTLEPERGAGTGTLVEPTPQVSHGDGDHERFAHYVQKDKIMASALDGTPVVALCGKVWVPGRDPKKYPVCPMCKEIYESMGSGGDKDKGGKDKK from the coding sequence ATGAGCACTCTCGAGCCCGAGCGCGGGGCAGGTACGGGCACCCTCGTGGAGCCGACACCCCAGGTGTCGCACGGCGACGGCGACCACGAGCGCTTCGCCCATTACGTCCAGAAGGACAAGATCATGGCGAGTGCCCTCGACGGCACTCCCGTGGTGGCACTGTGCGGCAAGGTCTGGGTGCCGGGGCGCGACCCCAAGAAGTACCCGGTGTGCCCGATGTGCAAGGAGATCTACGAGTCCATGGGCTCCGGTGGGGACAAGGACAAGGGCGGCAAGGACAAGAAGTAG
- a CDS encoding 2Fe-2S iron-sulfur cluster-binding protein, which produces MSSEENESRDAAPHGGGWRPIPQGGEYDAEATAFVQLPPEDMLDAPLAAPGHGYVPPQIPPAAAGGWTVPEQTSDGEAPHPWTEPEAGRSRNPYDPYAGQQPYAGPGPQGGQGPRGGREPHDAYGAQDPHGAPQAYASQGPYGEGESHGAQGPYGEGESHAGHEAQPGRGPRGAGDPRGGEGAQDPHATGQWTFPEAEQSSSGPAAAPATGDLTGRWTIPVAQGDIPEESGEFTTSALAAQWGGRTPPATLPGGAPAPWATTPVGGTPAEGTPVGGTPASGTPVPGADHPATLPGGAPAPWATEAYPAREEQAGPAADPRAGQPSDESRAGQPSDERHGRRDAETHPGAGGDASEAVADPEQSAGDAAGRSEAAPAEAGPAEVGPIGAGSAEVGPIGAGSAEVGPIGAGSAEGSENRGAPESDTALQGPPGSPAAGDTADPDASAAEEDLAAATATTANDEHPHTSYLLRVNGADRPVTDAWIGESLLYVLRERLGLAGAKDGCSQGECGACNVQVDGRLVASCLVPAATAAGSEVRTVEGLATDGEPSDVQRALAACGAVQCGFCIPGMAMTVHDLLEGNHAPTEIETRQALSGNLCRCSGYRGVLDAVREVVAGREASATAAAEAGDEAREGTQDGARIPHQAPPGAGSVQPHPHDGGMV; this is translated from the coding sequence GTGAGCTCCGAGGAGAACGAGTCCCGGGACGCCGCCCCGCACGGTGGCGGCTGGCGGCCGATCCCGCAGGGCGGCGAGTACGACGCCGAGGCCACGGCCTTCGTCCAGCTGCCGCCCGAGGACATGCTCGACGCACCGCTCGCCGCCCCCGGCCACGGTTATGTGCCCCCGCAGATCCCGCCCGCGGCCGCGGGCGGCTGGACCGTTCCGGAGCAGACGTCGGACGGCGAGGCGCCGCACCCCTGGACGGAGCCGGAGGCGGGGCGGTCCCGGAACCCCTACGATCCGTACGCCGGGCAGCAGCCGTACGCCGGTCCCGGTCCGCAGGGCGGACAGGGTCCCCGGGGCGGCCGCGAACCGCACGACGCGTACGGCGCGCAGGACCCGCACGGCGCCCCCCAGGCGTACGCCTCACAGGGTCCGTACGGCGAGGGCGAGTCGCACGGCGCACAGGGCCCGTACGGCGAGGGCGAGTCGCACGCCGGGCACGAGGCGCAACCCGGCCGCGGTCCGCGGGGCGCCGGGGACCCCCGTGGCGGCGAGGGCGCCCAAGACCCGCACGCCACGGGTCAGTGGACGTTCCCGGAAGCGGAGCAGTCGTCGTCCGGCCCGGCTGCGGCACCCGCCACGGGAGACCTGACCGGCCGGTGGACCATCCCGGTCGCCCAGGGGGACATCCCGGAGGAATCGGGCGAGTTCACGACGTCCGCCCTGGCCGCCCAGTGGGGCGGCCGTACCCCGCCGGCCACCCTGCCGGGCGGCGCGCCCGCCCCGTGGGCCACCACGCCCGTCGGCGGCACCCCGGCGGAGGGCACCCCCGTCGGCGGTACACCCGCCTCCGGCACGCCGGTGCCCGGAGCCGACCACCCCGCCACCCTCCCCGGCGGCGCGCCCGCCCCCTGGGCGACCGAGGCGTACCCCGCCCGCGAGGAGCAGGCCGGCCCCGCCGCCGACCCCCGCGCCGGGCAGCCCTCCGACGAATCCCGCGCCGGGCAGCCCTCCGACGAGCGGCACGGCCGGCGGGACGCCGAGACGCACCCGGGTGCCGGGGGTGACGCCTCCGAGGCCGTGGCCGACCCGGAGCAGAGCGCGGGAGACGCCGCGGGCCGCTCCGAAGCCGCCCCCGCCGAAGCCGGCCCCGCCGAAGTCGGCCCCATCGGAGCCGGCAGCGCCGAAGTCGGCCCCATCGGAGCCGGCAGCGCCGAAGTCGGCCCCATCGGAGCCGGCAGCGCCGAGGGTTCCGAGAACCGCGGAGCCCCGGAGTCCGACACGGCCCTGCAGGGCCCGCCCGGATCGCCCGCGGCCGGGGACACCGCCGACCCCGACGCCTCCGCTGCCGAGGAGGACCTCGCGGCCGCCACCGCGACGACGGCGAACGACGAGCACCCGCACACCTCGTACCTCCTGCGCGTGAACGGCGCCGACCGGCCCGTCACCGACGCGTGGATCGGCGAGTCCCTGCTCTACGTGCTGCGCGAGCGCCTCGGCCTCGCGGGTGCCAAGGACGGCTGCTCGCAGGGCGAGTGCGGCGCCTGCAACGTCCAGGTCGACGGCCGGCTCGTGGCCTCCTGCCTGGTGCCCGCGGCGACCGCGGCCGGTTCCGAGGTCCGCACCGTCGAGGGCCTGGCCACCGACGGGGAGCCCTCTGACGTCCAGCGGGCCCTCGCCGCCTGCGGAGCCGTCCAGTGCGGCTTCTGCATCCCAGGCATGGCCATGACCGTGCACGACCTGCTGGAGGGCAACCACGCCCCCACGGAAATCGAAACCCGCCAGGCCCTCTCAGGGAACCTCTGCCGCTGCTCCGGCTACCGGGGCGTCCTCGACGCCGTACGCGAGGTGGTCGCCGGACGCGAGGCGAGCGCCACAGCGGCCGCCGAAGCCGGCGACGAGGCCCGCGAGGGGACCCAGGACGGGGCCCGCATCCCGCACCAGGCGCCGCCGGGCGCCGGTAGTGTGCAGCCCCACCCGCACGACGGAGGCATGGTGTGA
- the murA gene encoding UDP-N-acetylglucosamine 1-carboxyvinyltransferase: MTGTDDVLLVHGGAPLEGEIRVRGAKNLVPKAMVAALLGSEPSRLRNVPDIRDVRVVRGLLQLHGVTVRPGDEPGELVLDPTHVESANVADIDAHAGSSRIPILFCGPLLHRLGHAFIPGLGGCDIGGRPIDFHFDVLRQFGAKIEKRADGQYLEAPQRLRGCKIRLPYPSVGSTEQVLLTAVLAEGVTELSNAAVEPEIEDLICVLQKMGAIISMDTDRTIRITGVDRLGGYTHRALPDRLEAASWASAALATEGNIYVRGAQQRSMMTFLNTYRKVGGAFEIDDEGIRFWHPGGSLNAIALETDVHPGFQTDWQQPLVVALTQAAGLSIVHETVYESRLGFTSALNQMGAHIQLYRECLGGSDCRFGQRNFLHSAVVSGPTKLQGSDLVIPDLRGGFSYLIAALAAQGTSRVHGIDLINRGYENFMEKLVELGAKVELPRGAVV; this comes from the coding sequence ATGACCGGCACAGACGATGTACTGCTTGTCCACGGCGGAGCCCCGCTGGAGGGCGAGATCCGCGTCCGCGGCGCCAAGAACCTGGTGCCGAAGGCTATGGTCGCCGCGCTGCTCGGCAGCGAGCCGAGCCGGCTGCGCAACGTGCCCGACATCCGCGACGTGCGGGTGGTGCGCGGGCTGCTGCAGCTGCACGGCGTGACGGTGCGGCCCGGGGACGAGCCCGGCGAACTGGTGCTCGACCCGACGCACGTCGAGAGCGCGAACGTCGCGGACATCGATGCCCACGCCGGTTCCTCGCGCATCCCGATCCTGTTCTGCGGCCCGCTGCTGCACCGGCTCGGGCACGCCTTCATCCCGGGTCTGGGCGGCTGCGACATCGGCGGCCGGCCGATCGACTTCCACTTCGACGTGCTGCGGCAGTTCGGCGCGAAGATCGAGAAGCGGGCGGACGGGCAGTACCTGGAGGCCCCGCAGCGGCTTCGCGGATGCAAGATCCGCCTGCCGTACCCGTCGGTCGGCTCCACCGAGCAGGTGCTGCTGACCGCGGTGCTGGCGGAGGGCGTCACGGAGCTGTCGAACGCGGCGGTGGAGCCGGAGATCGAGGACCTGATCTGCGTCCTGCAGAAAATGGGCGCGATCATTTCGATGGACACCGACCGGACCATCCGGATCACCGGTGTGGACCGCCTCGGCGGCTACACCCACCGGGCGCTCCCGGACCGGCTGGAGGCGGCGTCCTGGGCCTCGGCGGCGCTGGCGACCGAGGGCAACATCTACGTGCGCGGCGCGCAGCAGCGCTCGATGATGACCTTCCTCAACACCTACCGGAAGGTCGGCGGCGCCTTCGAGATCGACGACGAGGGCATCCGCTTCTGGCACCCGGGCGGCTCCCTCAACGCGATCGCCCTGGAGACCGACGTGCACCCCGGCTTCCAGACGGACTGGCAGCAGCCCCTGGTGGTGGCGCTCACGCAGGCGGCGGGCCTGTCGATCGTGCACGAGACGGTGTACGAGTCGCGGCTCGGCTTCACCTCGGCGCTCAACCAGATGGGTGCGCACATCCAGCTGTACCGGGAGTGCCTGGGCGGCTCGGACTGCCGCTTCGGCCAGCGGAACTTCCTGCACTCGGCGGTCGTGTCCGGCCCGACGAAGCTCCAGGGCTCGGATCTGGTGATCCCCGACCTGCGCGGCGGTTTCTCGTACCTGATCGCGGCGCTGGCGGCGCAGGGCACGTCCCGGGTGCACGGCATCGACCTGATCAACCGCGGCTACGAGAACTTCATGGAGAAGCTCGTCGAGCTCGGAGCGAAGGTCGAGTTGCCGCGCGGCGCGGTCGTCTGA